The following coding sequences lie in one Quadrisphaera setariae genomic window:
- a CDS encoding AzlD domain-containing protein, with translation MTWGPEHWVGLALLAAATFALRLLGPWLAARVGGGPRAESTDALLAGLAVAVLAGLVVTQALFDGREAAGWARPLGVVVAGVLVWRKAPFLLVVLAAAATTALLRLLGLP, from the coding sequence GTGACCTGGGGACCGGAGCACTGGGTGGGCCTGGCGCTGCTGGCCGCCGCCACCTTCGCGCTGCGCCTGCTCGGCCCGTGGCTGGCCGCTCGCGTCGGCGGCGGACCCCGGGCGGAGAGCACGGACGCCCTGCTCGCCGGGCTGGCGGTCGCGGTGCTCGCGGGCCTCGTGGTGACGCAGGCCCTGTTCGACGGCCGCGAGGCGGCGGGCTGGGCCCGGCCGCTCGGGGTCGTCGTCGCCGGGGTCCTGGTGTGGCGGAAGGCGCCGTTCCTGCTCGTGGTGCTCGCGGCGGCCGCCACCACGGCGCTCCTTCGCCTGCTCGGCCTCCCCTGA
- a CDS encoding DNA polymerase domain-containing protein, producing the protein MAPKAPAEELDVDGVAVRFTSPDKVVFPALGAGGGTKRHLVEYYRSVAQRGEDGELGPLVRALLDRPTYVQRFPDGVDGEEVYQKRVPPHAPSYVRTTRVTFPSGRHADAMRVDAAAPLVWAAQMSTVTFHPWPTRASDHNPDAVEHPDELRIDLDPQPGTGFAEARAVALDVVQPLLAELGYAGFPKTSGGRGVHVYVRIDPRWEIKQVRTAAIAFAREVERRAGGRVTTAWWKEQRTSAIFVDYNQNARDHTIASAYSVRRTPRATVSTPVTWEELADVEPDDLTMATVPALLARRGDPMRALDDAHHDLTPLLEMAERDAAAGEGEMPFPPNHPKQDGEPKRVQPSRDRARPGGPEDPSRG; encoded by the coding sequence GTGGCACCGAAGGCACCGGCCGAAGAGCTCGACGTCGACGGCGTCGCCGTCAGGTTCACCAGCCCCGACAAGGTCGTCTTCCCGGCGCTCGGCGCCGGCGGCGGCACCAAGCGGCACCTCGTGGAGTACTACCGCTCCGTCGCGCAGCGCGGCGAGGACGGCGAGCTCGGCCCGCTGGTGCGCGCCCTGCTCGACAGGCCCACCTACGTGCAGCGCTTCCCCGACGGGGTGGACGGCGAGGAGGTCTACCAGAAGCGCGTCCCGCCGCACGCTCCCTCGTACGTGCGCACCACGCGGGTGACCTTCCCCTCCGGTCGCCACGCCGACGCGATGCGCGTCGACGCCGCCGCACCCCTGGTGTGGGCCGCCCAGATGTCCACCGTGACGTTCCACCCCTGGCCGACCCGCGCCTCCGACCACAACCCCGACGCCGTCGAGCACCCCGACGAGCTGCGCATCGACCTCGACCCGCAGCCGGGCACCGGCTTCGCCGAGGCCCGCGCCGTCGCGCTCGACGTCGTCCAGCCCCTCCTCGCCGAGCTCGGGTACGCAGGGTTCCCCAAGACCTCCGGCGGCCGCGGTGTGCACGTCTACGTGCGCATCGATCCGCGCTGGGAGATCAAGCAGGTCAGGACCGCTGCCATCGCCTTCGCCCGCGAGGTCGAGCGGCGCGCCGGCGGCCGCGTGACCACGGCCTGGTGGAAGGAGCAGCGGACCAGCGCGATCTTCGTGGACTACAACCAGAACGCCCGCGACCACACCATCGCCTCGGCGTACTCGGTGCGCCGCACCCCCCGCGCGACCGTCTCCACCCCGGTGACGTGGGAGGAGCTGGCCGACGTCGAGCCCGACGACCTCACCATGGCCACCGTCCCCGCGCTGCTGGCGCGCCGCGGGGACCCGATGCGCGCCCTGGACGACGCCCACCACGACCTCACCCCGCTGCTGGAGATGGCCGAGCGCGACGCCGCCGCCGGTGAGGGCGAGATGCCGTTCCCGCCCAACCACCCCAAGCAGGACGGCGAGCCCAAGCGGGTGCAGCCGAGCCGCGACCGCGCCCGCCCCGGCGGCCCGGAGGACCCCTCCCGGGGCTGA